DNA from Actinoplanes sp. SE50/110:
CCTGCGGCTGATGGATCCGGGTGACGAACGAGCGATCCAGCTTCAACTCGCTCAACGGCAGCTGGGTGAGCAGGCCCAGCGACGTGTTCCCGGTCCCGAAATCGTCGATCGCCACCCCCACCCCCATCGCCCGCAGCGACCGCAGACGATCAGCGCTCTCCGCCGGCCGGGTCATCACCGCGCTCTCGGTCACCTCCACGATCAAGCCCCGCGGCGGCAGGCCGGTCTCGTCCAGCAGCTCGCCGATCTTGGTGAGCACCCGGTCCGAACTCAGCACCGGCGCCGCCAGATTCACCGCCACCGGCACGTCCCGGCCCGCCCGGTGCCAGGTCGCGGCCTGGCGTACGGCGTCACCCAGCACCGCCGCGGTCAGCATGTGAATCACATCCGAGCGCTCCGCCTGAGGCAGGAACACACCCGGCGGCAACAGCCCCCGCCGCGGATGCGACCAGCGGACCAGCGCCTCGACCGAGACGGTCGCCCGGGTCTGCGCGTCCACCAGGGGCTGATAGTGCAGCACCAGCTCGCCGTTGCCGATCGCCGCCCACAGATCGGTGTCCAGCCCCAGGTCGATGGCGCCGGCGGCGAGCGCGCCGTGCCACAACTCGACCTGGGTGCGGTCCCGCTTCGCCGCGTACATCGCGGAATCGGCTCGGGAGACGAGATCCTCCAGATCACGGGGATCGCCCGGGCCGACCACCGCGATCCCCATCGACGCCTCCACCGTCACCGGGACACCGCCCACCGGGAACGGACCCTGGATCGCGTGCAGCAGCCGGTGACCGGCCTCGCACGGCGACAGGCCCGGCCAGACCGCCAGATCCGGGGTGAACACCACGAACTCGTCGCCGCCCAGCCGGAACGCCTCCGCCGGCCGGCACGCCCCGGACAGCGCCACCGCCACCTGCCGCAGCAACTCGTCACCGCGGGTGTGCCCCAGCGTGTCGTTGATCTCCTTGAACCGGTTGAGGTCGATCACCATGGCGGCCGCCCCCGGCGCCGGCGCCCGGCGCGACATCAGGCTGCGCCGGTTGCCCAGGCCGGTCAGGTCGTCGGTCAGCGCCATCGCCTGATAGCGCCGGCTGATGTGCTCCACCAGCGGGCCCACCGGGGCCAGGCCGAACGTGTCGTCACCGAGCGCCACCACGATCGGGATCGCCTTCGAACCGTCGGGGCGCTCCATCGCGGCGCGGGCCGCGTCACCCCAGTC
Protein-coding regions in this window:
- a CDS encoding bifunctional diguanylate cyclase/phosphodiesterase, which gives rise to MRDPVLADLAVPVPVTPAGTPVGDVEAALRADPELLGVLTESGGELFLIDRAFLDLVLAGRLGYGRALLHRRPLRSLLRRPALVLPAATDWGDAARAAMERPDGSKAIPIVVALGDDTFGLAPVGPLVEHISRRYQAMALTDDLTGLGNRRSLMSRRAPAPGAAAMVIDLNRFKEINDTLGHTRGDELLRQVAVALSGACRPAEAFRLGGDEFVVFTPDLAVWPGLSPCEAGHRLLHAIQGPFPVGGVPVTVEASMGIAVVGPGDPRDLEDLVSRADSAMYAAKRDRTQVELWHGALAAGAIDLGLDTDLWAAIGNGELVLHYQPLVDAQTRATVSVEALVRWSHPRRGLLPPGVFLPQAERSDVIHMLTAAVLGDAVRQAATWHRAGRDVPVAVNLAAPVLSSDRVLTKIGELLDETGLPPRGLIVEVTESAVMTRPAESADRLRSLRAMGVGVAIDDFGTGNTSLGLLTQLPLSELKLDRSFVTRIHQPQDRVIIESVARMANGLGLTLVAEGVEDADTADTLTALGFDLLQGYHFGRPEPIMAA